A single region of the Microlunatus panaciterrae genome encodes:
- a CDS encoding DUF3499 domain-containing protein produces the protein MRSRRCSRAGCSRAATATLTYVYLDSTAVLGPLATRAEPHCYDLCELHSQALSAPRGWEVIRLCGAEDPQPNSDDLLALADAVREVGLGYEDAAETPTETVRRRSGIVELGRRGHLTVLADPDA, from the coding sequence GTGAGGTCCAGGCGTTGTTCCCGTGCCGGCTGCAGCCGTGCCGCCACAGCGACCTTGACCTACGTCTACCTCGACTCCACGGCCGTCCTCGGTCCGTTGGCGACCCGGGCGGAACCGCACTGCTACGACCTGTGCGAGCTGCACTCCCAGGCGCTGTCGGCGCCCCGCGGCTGGGAGGTCATCCGGCTCTGCGGCGCGGAGGACCCGCAGCCGAACAGTGACGACCTGCTGGCGCTCGCCGACGCCGTCCGTGAGGTCGGCCTCGGCTATGAGGATGCGGCGGAGACTCCGACTGAGACGGTGCGCCGCAGGTCGGGAATCGTCGAGCTGGGTCGGCGTGGCCACCTCACCGTGCTGGCCGACCCGGACGCCTGA
- a CDS encoding DUF5719 family protein, which translates to MRRSTGRAAGWQLRSVVTLATALLAAILIAAGGSFIGAQSATFDPGRIPLVGRTRSVCTVPDGDEGTASDQRRTEIGAVVMRKAPGREGRLDGGPLTGDEKLFTLDEQGTGELLRKPAASVLLSGEGVMATASAGSVITTAASGDDQGISVAPCTAPAVDHWFVGVGHSDQQQSTLILTNVDETQAEVDLRFFGAKGMIIVPGSPGMIVPGRSSVTVGLASLVDAQGPLTVSVHATKGRVAAISRDQRSVGDEPAGADWHPSAISPRRQVVVPGLPSGAGGRELLVVNPGDRRAVVKVEVLGAGGSYAPIGAETVDVAPESTASVDLADALGGEAAGLRLSSDQPVTATVQSTSSRSGASSDLAFEVADPPVIRSGIAAAAILDGAASTLQLANNGPSEVTVSFDVVSYAGRILRQDDVPMAAGSSDTRVLTQTPPAYLVVRTPEGADVHASVTQEQNEGDVAGLTTPSLVSPDLASRAPQVRQDPAAGR; encoded by the coding sequence ATGAGACGCTCGACCGGACGGGCCGCCGGCTGGCAGTTGCGCAGCGTCGTGACGCTGGCGACCGCGCTGCTGGCGGCGATCCTGATCGCTGCCGGCGGGTCCTTCATCGGTGCCCAGTCCGCGACGTTCGACCCGGGACGGATCCCGCTGGTCGGTCGGACCCGGTCCGTGTGCACGGTCCCTGATGGGGACGAGGGCACCGCCTCGGACCAGCGCAGGACCGAGATCGGTGCAGTGGTGATGCGCAAGGCTCCGGGCCGTGAGGGTCGGCTCGACGGCGGCCCGCTCACCGGCGACGAGAAGCTCTTCACCCTTGACGAGCAGGGCACGGGCGAGCTGCTCCGCAAGCCCGCAGCGTCCGTGCTGCTGTCCGGAGAAGGGGTGATGGCCACCGCCAGTGCAGGATCGGTGATCACCACCGCGGCGTCGGGTGATGATCAAGGGATCAGCGTCGCACCGTGCACTGCTCCCGCCGTCGACCACTGGTTCGTCGGCGTCGGTCACAGTGACCAGCAGCAGAGCACGTTGATCCTGACCAATGTCGACGAGACCCAGGCCGAGGTCGATCTCAGGTTCTTCGGCGCGAAGGGGATGATCATCGTCCCGGGCAGCCCGGGCATGATCGTTCCCGGTAGGTCCTCGGTCACGGTCGGGCTGGCGTCGTTGGTGGACGCCCAGGGTCCGCTCACCGTCTCGGTCCACGCCACCAAGGGAAGGGTCGCCGCGATCAGCCGCGACCAGCGCAGTGTCGGCGACGAGCCGGCCGGCGCGGACTGGCACCCCAGCGCCATCAGCCCCCGCCGGCAGGTCGTCGTCCCTGGTCTCCCCAGTGGTGCCGGTGGCCGCGAGCTCCTCGTCGTCAACCCCGGCGATCGGCGGGCCGTGGTGAAAGTGGAGGTGCTGGGTGCGGGTGGCAGCTATGCCCCGATCGGCGCCGAGACCGTCGATGTGGCTCCGGAGAGCACGGCCTCGGTGGACCTTGCCGACGCCCTGGGCGGTGAGGCGGCCGGCCTGCGGCTGAGCAGCGACCAGCCGGTCACCGCGACCGTGCAGTCGACCAGCAGCCGGTCGGGCGCCTCCAGTGACCTGGCGTTCGAGGTCGCGGACCCGCCGGTGATCCGCAGCGGAATCGCTGCTGCGGCCATCCTCGACGGCGCCGCCAGCACGCTGCAGTTGGCCAACAACGGCCCTTCCGAGGTCACGGTCTCCTTTGACGTCGTCTCCTACGCCGGTCGGATCCTGCGGCAGGACGATGTACCGATGGCGGCCGGCAGCTCTGACACTCGGGTGCTGACACAGACACCTCCGGCCTACCTGGTGGTGCGGACCCCGGAGGGGGCGGACGTGCACGCCTCGGTAACGCAGGAACAGAACGAGGGGGACGTCGCCGGCCTCACCACGCCGAGCCTGGTCTCGCCGGACCTCGCCAGCCGAGCACCGCAGGTCAGGCAGGATCCGGCCGCCGGCCGCTGA
- a CDS encoding SIS domain-containing protein has protein sequence MSVFDDARLDDRAALAGADEVLRRLASAGARLRREAGEALRATTTLADTPRPRAVVAAGAEARFIRAIVEPVCPVPFVAWPTHGLPGWVGALDLVVVLASDAAHAGLISTVHEAVRRGAQVVIACPGHSPIAEHAAGSSTTLLPTSTGDTLAAAIVALTAMHVMQLGPSVDSELVAEAMDKVAEDCSPSVETIENPAKEVALGLADTQPLVWGGSVLAARASRRVAEAFRAASGRAALAADVEELLPVLDAAAPRDPFADPFEDLGSADRRPCLVVLDDGNGDELVRSGQTRLLAAAERNDIRVCVIAHQSGSAVERYAALLQTGMYASVYLAVGLGRYHDL, from the coding sequence ATGTCGGTATTCGATGACGCCCGGCTGGACGACCGTGCAGCGCTGGCGGGGGCCGACGAGGTACTCCGCAGGCTGGCCTCTGCGGGCGCCCGGTTGCGCCGAGAGGCCGGCGAGGCACTCCGGGCGACCACCACCCTGGCCGACACGCCACGTCCGCGGGCTGTCGTCGCGGCCGGAGCCGAGGCCCGGTTCATCCGGGCGATAGTCGAACCGGTCTGCCCGGTCCCGTTCGTGGCCTGGCCCACCCATGGACTGCCGGGCTGGGTGGGTGCACTGGACCTGGTGGTGGTGCTGGCCAGCGACGCCGCCCATGCCGGGCTGATCTCGACCGTGCACGAGGCTGTCCGCCGAGGCGCCCAGGTGGTGATCGCCTGCCCGGGACACTCACCAATCGCCGAGCACGCCGCCGGTTCCTCGACCACGCTGCTGCCGACCAGCACCGGGGACACGCTGGCCGCTGCGATCGTGGCACTGACGGCGATGCACGTGATGCAGCTCGGCCCCTCGGTCGACTCCGAGCTGGTCGCCGAGGCGATGGACAAGGTCGCCGAGGACTGCTCGCCGTCCGTCGAGACCATCGAGAACCCTGCCAAGGAGGTGGCGTTGGGGCTGGCCGACACGCAGCCCCTGGTCTGGGGTGGTTCGGTGCTGGCGGCCCGGGCCAGCCGGAGGGTCGCGGAGGCCTTCCGTGCGGCCAGCGGACGGGCTGCGCTGGCCGCCGACGTCGAGGAGCTGCTGCCGGTGCTGGACGCCGCCGCCCCGCGGGACCCGTTTGCGGACCCGTTCGAGGACCTCGGCAGCGCCGACCGGCGTCCGTGCCTGGTGGTGCTCGACGACGGCAACGGTGACGAGCTGGTGCGGTCCGGGCAGACCCGGCTGCTGGCCGCCGCCGAGCGCAACGACATCCGGGTGTGCGTGATCGCCCATCAGAGCGGCTCGGCGGTGGAGCGCTATGCAGCCCTGCTGCAGACCGGGATGTACGCGTCGGTCTATCTCGCCGTCGGACTGGGCCGCTACCACGACCTGTGA
- a CDS encoding cation diffusion facilitator family transporter, with protein MSAEGGNKAVVAALAANTFIALTKFGAWLLTGASSLLAEAIHSVADAGNQALLLVGSRRAKRGASDEHPFGYGRERYIFAFIVSIVLFSVGGLFALYEAYHKYHEIAQGHPNQLLESRWWWVPIAILLAAIVAEGLSFRTAIRESNRSRGSVSWIRFIRSAKAPELPVILLEDFAALLGLVFALLGVGLTLITQNGYFDVGGTALIGLLLVAVAVALAIETKSLLLGESATRDAVARIEAALNGTPGIERIIHMKTLHLGPEEVLVAAKIGVRSGDTAVEVAEVIDRAEVQIRQAEPMVTALYLEPDIYDPGYVPAARPEPPAAAGH; from the coding sequence GTGAGTGCAGAAGGTGGGAACAAGGCGGTCGTCGCCGCGCTGGCGGCGAACACGTTCATCGCGCTGACCAAGTTCGGCGCCTGGCTGCTGACCGGTGCCTCGTCGCTGCTGGCGGAGGCGATCCACTCGGTGGCGGACGCCGGCAACCAGGCGTTGCTGCTGGTCGGCAGCAGACGGGCCAAGCGCGGCGCGTCGGATGAGCATCCGTTCGGCTACGGCCGGGAACGCTACATCTTCGCCTTCATCGTCAGCATCGTGCTGTTCAGCGTCGGTGGGCTGTTCGCCCTGTACGAGGCGTACCACAAGTACCACGAGATCGCCCAGGGTCATCCGAACCAGCTGCTGGAGAGCCGTTGGTGGTGGGTCCCGATCGCCATCCTGCTCGCCGCGATCGTCGCCGAGGGGCTGTCCTTCCGAACCGCGATCAGGGAGTCCAACCGGAGCCGCGGCTCGGTCTCGTGGATACGTTTCATCCGGTCGGCCAAGGCGCCCGAGCTGCCGGTGATCCTGCTGGAGGACTTCGCTGCACTGCTGGGGCTGGTGTTCGCGCTGCTGGGCGTGGGGCTGACGCTGATCACCCAGAACGGGTACTTCGACGTCGGTGGCACCGCCCTGATCGGCCTGCTGCTGGTGGCTGTCGCGGTCGCCCTGGCGATCGAGACCAAGAGCCTGCTGCTGGGGGAGTCGGCGACCAGGGATGCGGTGGCCAGGATCGAGGCCGCGCTGAACGGCACCCCGGGGATCGAGCGGATCATCCACATGAAGACACTGCACCTGGGTCCGGAGGAAGTGCTGGTGGCCGCCAAGATCGGGGTCAGGTCCGGTGACACCGCAGTCGAGGTGGCCGAGGTGATCGACCGGGCCGAGGTGCAGATCCGCCAGGCCGAGCCGATGGTCACCGCGCTCTATCTCGAGCCCGACATCTACGACCCCGGCTACGTCCCCGCAGCCCGCCCCGAGCCGCCGGCCGCCGCCGGCCACTGA
- a CDS encoding phosphomannomutase/phosphoglucomutase yields MITRGVFKANDIRGIAVGPSPEWDADGAFAVGAALVDTLDLVAAEGALVLGRDMRVTSPEFAAAFARGVLSRGADVVDIGLASTDELWFASGRLGLPGAMFTASHNPASYNGVKFCLAGARPIASATLVEIADRAINDVPVTAPALGELSELDLLPAYADHLHTLVDLSGCRRLRVVADAGNGMAGHTLPAVLGSANVDLIGLYTDLDGTFPHHPPNPLEPENLRDAQAAVLEHQADLALVFDGDADRCFIIDERGEVVSPSVVTAMIASQELAREPGATIVRNTITSRAVSELVERLGGHIVTTRVGHTFVKAAMAEHDAIFGGEHSAHYYFRDFWGADTGMLAGLHVLALVGNSDKPLSELAGSYSRYVESGELNSVVVDTAQVTDAVAERFADRAALERLDGLTVAADDWWFNLRPSNTEPLLRLNVEAADHDTMVAVRDEVLAVIQDTARGPAVEQSPLL; encoded by the coding sequence GTGATCACCCGAGGAGTTTTCAAGGCCAACGACATCCGCGGCATCGCCGTCGGCCCGTCGCCGGAGTGGGATGCCGACGGCGCCTTCGCCGTCGGCGCGGCGCTGGTGGACACGCTCGACCTGGTGGCCGCCGAGGGCGCGCTGGTGCTGGGCCGCGACATGCGGGTGACCAGCCCCGAGTTCGCGGCCGCCTTCGCTCGAGGCGTGCTGAGCCGCGGAGCCGATGTCGTCGACATCGGTCTGGCGAGCACCGACGAGCTCTGGTTCGCCTCCGGACGGCTCGGTCTGCCTGGTGCGATGTTCACCGCCAGCCACAATCCGGCCAGCTACAACGGGGTGAAGTTCTGCCTCGCCGGCGCCCGCCCGATCGCCTCCGCGACCCTGGTCGAGATCGCCGACCGGGCGATCAACGATGTGCCGGTGACCGCACCTGCCCTGGGCGAACTGTCCGAACTGGACCTGCTGCCCGCCTACGCCGACCACCTCCACACCCTGGTGGACCTCAGCGGCTGCCGTCGGCTGCGGGTCGTCGCCGACGCCGGCAACGGGATGGCTGGCCACACCCTGCCGGCCGTGCTCGGGTCGGCCAACGTCGACCTGATCGGCCTGTACACCGACCTGGACGGCACCTTCCCCCACCACCCGCCCAACCCGCTCGAGCCGGAGAACCTGCGTGACGCGCAGGCTGCCGTGCTCGAGCACCAGGCCGATCTTGCCCTGGTGTTCGACGGGGACGCCGACCGCTGTTTCATCATCGACGAGCGGGGCGAGGTGGTCAGCCCCTCGGTGGTGACCGCCATGATCGCCAGCCAGGAGCTGGCGCGCGAGCCGGGCGCGACGATCGTCCGCAACACCATCACCTCACGGGCGGTGTCCGAGCTGGTGGAACGGCTCGGCGGCCACATCGTCACGACCAGGGTGGGGCACACCTTCGTCAAGGCCGCCATGGCCGAACACGACGCCATCTTCGGCGGCGAGCACTCGGCGCACTACTACTTCCGGGACTTCTGGGGTGCCGATACCGGCATGCTCGCCGGGCTGCACGTGCTGGCCCTGGTCGGCAACAGCGACAAACCGCTGTCGGAGCTGGCCGGCAGCTACAGCAGGTACGTCGAGTCCGGTGAGCTCAACAGCGTGGTCGTCGACACAGCCCAGGTGACCGACGCCGTGGCGGAGCGGTTTGCCGACCGGGCCGCGCTCGAGCGTCTGGACGGGCTGACCGTCGCGGCTGACGACTGGTGGTTCAACCTCCGACCCAGCAACACCGAGCCGTTGCTGCGGCTGAACGTGGAAGCCGCCGACCACGACACGATGGTTGCTGTGCGTGACGAGGTGCTCGCCGTCATCCAGGACACGGCCCGGGGGCCGGCGGTAGAACAATCGCCCCTGCTGTAG
- a CDS encoding glycosyltransferase family 2 protein: MAEQATVGKDLWAWAEFDDDETDVDISGCVVTAVLVTHDAAPWLPDTLAGIAALSHRPNRLVAIDNESTDQTRQLLDGAARVGLIDAVYTGSRTHGFGAAVQDALRQDRGHTRSAGQPADEWLWLLHDDAVPAPDTLDALLTHVCRDSSIDVTGPKLLLPKRRQLPQQISEVGISISGTGRRELYLEQGEIDQGQRDKPADRLAVSTCGMLVRFPVWQRLAGFDPMLPVFRDGVEFGWRAHLAGFRVMTTPAAEMVHRQVGRAGLRPDSAAGSRPGRTDRLLGMLVVAGHAPLAALPVVWLRLVWSCLVHAVGYLVGKVPGRALDELLALGSFLAHPGRIHELRAKVGSIEAPPGARDRVDALRPPWWSSLRVAVETVSAAVADRYHSVAGDSDSASLDELTGDDFSAVAEERRSSPWFSPVVIATGLAVVASLFAARRLFGSGSLTSPVLLPARSTAADAWSAFLAPIVGAPQLSSPPWLGLVAVGATLTAGHPEWLVTLLLCGIVPLSLLSAYPVVRRAVADGRVRLWVAATYALLPALLGGTNQGRLAMSIVAVSLPLLVLAGRALVLRRPRNPEAWRGGWGAGLVLVVLVAFEPSMMIMALLLGAIGAVTMLRTPRKVGRIGIALAVPLVVLAPWWPSLAAHWGRALAGPDSALDGAPAAPSPWALLLGRDLGSGLPPLWLTVTVFGVVWLVALVGLARRPRSRAVVAGWTVALVALMMAVLISRVVVTLPPVGTELRPWPGTYLLIAFGALLVAGGAGVDGLTDDLGSRSFSFVQPAVVMAGAAIALVSLVAAGWWIWAGLAGPVTRTSLTAIPPYVLNAQQSDLRVRTLAIDLTQDIGRYQVVADDQVRLGDADRGFTFGASTTARSQTEDVVIRLLAGTGDEEIAPELVNLGIGYIWVTGATPEERSLINNTPGLGTASGNRRGVVWQLEQPVGRVMLVDGDREIPVAGPAITVGASNQARELRISEPKDPRWSASFNGRPLRAVDPGSWQQVFEVPAAAGRVEFSLRSSGPGWVLVQGLLLVVVAVLAAPAVRRPEVRDPARSARRAATVIGAQPR; this comes from the coding sequence ATGGCGGAGCAGGCCACGGTGGGGAAGGATCTGTGGGCCTGGGCCGAGTTCGACGATGACGAGACCGACGTCGACATCTCCGGCTGCGTCGTCACTGCGGTGCTGGTCACCCACGACGCGGCCCCTTGGCTGCCGGACACGCTGGCCGGGATAGCCGCGCTCTCGCATCGGCCGAACCGGCTGGTCGCCATTGACAACGAGAGCACCGATCAGACCCGGCAGCTGCTGGACGGGGCCGCCCGGGTCGGTCTGATCGATGCGGTCTACACCGGCAGCAGGACGCACGGGTTCGGCGCGGCGGTGCAGGACGCACTCCGCCAGGACCGTGGGCACACCCGCTCAGCCGGGCAGCCGGCTGACGAGTGGCTGTGGTTGCTGCACGACGACGCCGTCCCGGCTCCGGACACCCTGGACGCGTTGCTGACACATGTCTGCCGGGACAGCTCCATCGACGTCACCGGACCCAAGCTGCTGCTGCCGAAGCGGCGCCAGCTGCCGCAGCAGATCAGCGAGGTCGGCATCTCCATCTCCGGTACCGGCCGGCGTGAGCTCTACCTCGAACAGGGCGAGATCGACCAGGGCCAGCGGGACAAGCCGGCGGACCGGCTCGCGGTGTCCACCTGCGGCATGCTGGTCCGGTTCCCGGTCTGGCAGCGGCTCGCTGGGTTCGACCCGATGCTGCCGGTCTTCCGCGACGGCGTTGAGTTCGGCTGGCGTGCTCACCTCGCCGGCTTCCGGGTGATGACCACACCGGCAGCGGAGATGGTTCACCGCCAGGTCGGTCGGGCTGGTCTGCGTCCGGACAGCGCCGCCGGCAGCAGGCCCGGCCGGACCGATCGGCTGCTCGGCATGCTGGTGGTGGCGGGTCATGCGCCGCTGGCGGCGTTGCCCGTGGTGTGGCTCCGGCTGGTCTGGAGCTGTCTGGTCCATGCGGTCGGATACCTGGTCGGGAAGGTGCCCGGCCGCGCCCTGGACGAGCTGCTGGCTCTGGGGTCGTTCCTGGCCCACCCCGGACGGATCCATGAGCTGCGTGCCAAGGTCGGCTCGATCGAGGCCCCGCCCGGCGCTCGAGACAGGGTCGATGCGCTCCGACCGCCCTGGTGGTCCAGCCTGCGGGTCGCGGTCGAGACTGTCTCGGCCGCCGTCGCCGACCGCTATCACTCGGTGGCCGGCGACAGTGACTCCGCGTCCCTGGACGAGCTGACCGGCGATGACTTCAGCGCTGTCGCCGAGGAGAGGCGTTCCAGCCCCTGGTTCTCGCCGGTGGTGATCGCCACCGGACTGGCGGTGGTCGCCAGTCTGTTCGCCGCCAGGCGGTTGTTCGGGTCGGGGTCCCTGACGTCCCCGGTCCTGCTGCCGGCCCGCAGCACCGCCGCTGACGCCTGGAGCGCCTTCCTGGCCCCGATCGTCGGAGCACCGCAGCTGTCCTCGCCGCCGTGGCTGGGGTTGGTCGCGGTCGGCGCGACACTGACCGCCGGGCATCCGGAGTGGCTGGTCACCCTGCTGCTGTGCGGCATCGTCCCGTTGTCGCTGCTCAGTGCCTACCCGGTGGTCCGCAGAGCCGTCGCCGACGGCCGGGTCCGGCTCTGGGTCGCCGCCACCTACGCGCTGCTGCCGGCACTGCTCGGCGGTACCAACCAGGGTCGGCTGGCGATGAGCATTGTTGCCGTGTCCCTGCCGCTGCTCGTGCTGGCAGGGCGAGCGCTGGTGCTGCGCCGCCCGCGCAACCCGGAAGCCTGGCGCGGTGGCTGGGGTGCGGGCCTGGTGCTGGTGGTGCTGGTGGCCTTCGAGCCGTCGATGATGATCATGGCGTTGCTGCTCGGCGCTATCGGTGCCGTGACGATGCTCCGGACCCCGCGCAAGGTCGGCCGGATCGGTATCGCCCTGGCGGTGCCGCTGGTGGTGCTGGCTCCGTGGTGGCCGAGCCTCGCCGCCCACTGGGGAAGGGCGCTGGCCGGTCCTGACTCCGCGCTGGACGGTGCGCCCGCGGCACCGTCGCCGTGGGCGCTGCTGCTCGGCCGGGACCTCGGGTCGGGTCTGCCGCCCCTGTGGCTGACAGTCACGGTCTTCGGCGTGGTCTGGCTGGTTGCCCTGGTCGGGCTGGCCCGGCGTCCGCGCAGCCGTGCCGTGGTGGCCGGCTGGACGGTGGCCCTGGTCGCACTGATGATGGCCGTGCTGATCTCACGGGTGGTCGTCACGCTCCCTCCGGTGGGGACCGAGCTGCGCCCATGGCCCGGGACCTACCTGCTGATCGCCTTCGGCGCACTGCTCGTGGCCGGTGGCGCCGGGGTCGACGGACTGACCGACGACCTGGGGTCGCGCAGTTTCTCCTTCGTCCAGCCCGCGGTCGTGATGGCCGGTGCCGCCATTGCGCTGGTCAGCCTGGTGGCTGCCGGCTGGTGGATCTGGGCAGGTCTGGCCGGTCCCGTCACTCGAACCAGCCTGACCGCCATCCCGCCATACGTGCTGAACGCCCAGCAGTCCGACCTGAGAGTACGCACGCTGGCCATCGACCTGACCCAGGACATCGGCCGATACCAGGTCGTGGCCGATGACCAGGTGCGGCTCGGCGACGCCGACCGCGGCTTCACCTTCGGCGCCTCAACCACAGCCCGGAGTCAGACCGAGGACGTCGTGATCCGGCTGCTGGCCGGAACCGGAGACGAGGAGATCGCCCCGGAGCTGGTCAACCTCGGCATCGGCTATATCTGGGTCACCGGCGCCACCCCTGAGGAGCGGTCATTGATCAACAACACGCCCGGGCTCGGCACCGCGAGCGGCAACCGACGGGGCGTGGTCTGGCAGCTCGAGCAGCCGGTGGGCCGGGTGATGCTGGTGGACGGCGACCGGGAGATCCCGGTGGCCGGACCGGCGATCACCGTCGGTGCCTCCAACCAGGCCCGCGAGCTGCGGATCAGTGAGCCGAAGGACCCGCGCTGGTCGGCCAGCTTCAACGGCCGGCCGCTCCGAGCTGTCGACCCCGGCAGCTGGCAACAGGTTTTCGAGGTGCCGGCTGCAGCAGGTCGGGTCGAGTTCTCGCTCCGGTCGAGCGGGCCCGGCTGGGTGCTGGTCCAGGGCCTGCTGCTCGTCGTGGTCGCCGTTCTGGCCGCACCCGCGGTCCGCCGGCCGGAGGTGCGCGACCCGGCCCGGTCAGCCCGCCGGGCCGCGACGGTGATCGGGGCGCAGCCACGATGA
- a CDS encoding carbohydrate kinase family protein produces the protein MTDAESCPTPPVDAFLTGMVFMDMIFSGLPSSPTPGTELWTEGLGSAPGGMANMAVAMSRLGLHVSLAAPFGGDWFGDFLWETLADQEEIDLSRSRQFDDWPTPVTVSLSHGGDRSMITYERPMPEPLETLALNPPQSRSCFVEVGTSAPGWLRQMKRDGALVFGDTAWDPTGTWSPAVLDSLVDVDVFLPNATEAMAYTRTTSPEAAVERLMDFVQTAVVKTGADGVLAADRSTGTILFEPAIQVDAVDATGAGDVFAGAFVFATLTGWSLADRLRFANLCAGLSVRNVSGSFGSPCWHEIGEWSMTQGPEVLDRYEFLAGLLPAEKIADRHRARPTLGLGGLHRRLT, from the coding sequence ATGACCGACGCTGAGAGCTGTCCCACCCCACCGGTGGACGCGTTCCTCACCGGCATGGTGTTCATGGACATGATCTTCTCCGGCCTGCCCTCCTCGCCGACGCCCGGGACGGAGCTGTGGACCGAGGGTCTGGGCTCGGCGCCTGGCGGGATGGCCAACATGGCGGTGGCGATGAGCCGGCTCGGACTGCACGTCAGCCTGGCCGCCCCGTTCGGCGGTGACTGGTTCGGTGACTTCCTCTGGGAGACGCTCGCCGACCAGGAGGAGATCGACCTGAGTCGCTCCCGCCAGTTCGACGACTGGCCCACCCCGGTCACCGTGTCTCTCTCGCACGGCGGCGACCGGTCCATGATCACCTATGAGCGACCGATGCCGGAGCCGCTGGAGACCCTGGCGCTGAACCCGCCTCAGTCGCGCAGCTGCTTCGTCGAGGTCGGCACCAGCGCTCCCGGCTGGCTGCGCCAGATGAAACGCGACGGCGCCCTCGTGTTCGGCGACACCGCCTGGGATCCCACCGGGACCTGGTCACCGGCGGTGCTGGACTCTCTGGTTGACGTGGACGTCTTCCTGCCAAACGCCACCGAGGCGATGGCGTACACCAGGACCACGTCTCCGGAGGCTGCGGTGGAGCGGTTGATGGACTTCGTCCAGACGGCCGTGGTGAAGACCGGCGCGGACGGTGTGCTGGCCGCCGACCGGTCCACCGGCACGATCCTGTTCGAGCCGGCCATCCAGGTCGATGCTGTCGACGCCACCGGAGCCGGCGACGTTTTCGCCGGGGCGTTCGTCTTCGCCACCCTGACCGGCTGGTCGCTGGCCGACCGGCTGCGGTTCGCCAACCTCTGCGCCGGGCTCTCGGTCCGCAACGTGTCGGGATCGTTCGGCTCGCCCTGCTGGCACGAGATCGGCGAGTGGTCGATGACCCAGGGGCCCGAGGTGCTGGACCGCTACGAGTTCCTGGCCGGGCTGCTGCCGGCCGAGAAGATCGCCGACCGTCACCGCGCCAGGCCGACGTTGGGCCTCGGCGGGCTGCACCGTCGCCTGACCTGA
- the aroQ gene encoding type II 3-dehydroquinate dehydratase — MAADLTPPADLTPPAEPTPTAAPGAAAPTAVLVLNGVNLGRLGTREPGIYGTTSYQQLADLCRSAGAGLGLEVEVRQTDSEAEMVGWLHEAADRRTPVVLNPAAWTHYSIAVADAVAQRTADLIEVHLSNVHAREDFRRHSVITPYATGVIAGLGPQGYVLALTRLAAG, encoded by the coding sequence ATGGCCGCCGACCTGACCCCACCCGCCGACCTGACCCCGCCCGCGGAGCCGACCCCCACCGCAGCCCCGGGGGCAGCGGCGCCCACCGCGGTGCTGGTGCTCAACGGCGTCAACCTCGGTCGGCTCGGCACCCGAGAGCCGGGCATCTACGGCACCACCAGCTATCAGCAGCTGGCCGACCTGTGCCGTTCGGCCGGGGCCGGGCTGGGGCTGGAGGTGGAGGTGCGCCAGACCGACTCCGAGGCCGAGATGGTGGGGTGGCTGCATGAGGCGGCCGACCGGCGGACGCCGGTGGTGCTGAACCCTGCCGCCTGGACCCACTACTCGATCGCCGTCGCCGACGCGGTCGCGCAGCGGACGGCCGACCTGATCGAGGTGCACCTGTCCAACGTGCACGCCAGAGAGGACTTCCGGCGCCATTCGGTCATCACGCCGTACGCCACCGGCGTCATCGCCGGGCTCGGCCCGCAGGGCTACGTGCTGGCCCTGACCAGGCTCGCCGCCGGCTGA
- a CDS encoding Trm112 family protein, whose translation MAVDLAPELLQILACPNCHASLAVDHEREELVCTAADCALAYPVRDGIPVLLIDEARRPESQ comes from the coding sequence ATGGCTGTCGACCTAGCCCCCGAGCTCTTGCAGATCCTGGCCTGTCCGAACTGCCACGCCTCGCTCGCGGTCGACCACGAACGTGAGGAGCTCGTCTGCACTGCGGCCGACTGCGCCCTGGCGTACCCGGTCCGCGACGGCATCCCCGTGCTGCTGATCGACGAGGCCCGCCGACCCGAGTCCCAGTAG
- a CDS encoding metallopeptidase family protein: MSSRQRDRHGRGMRGPLALPNPLSGRPATPPRPQSKADYFAEAVHGAVDRIAQHCPDALVGVTFGIEDVPHLETAWSGGRVPLAAALEATPDQLSQVVVYRRPLEHRAASRRGLRILVYRTIVEQLSALTGRSVDEIDPEGAGDDDDQS, from the coding sequence ATGTCCAGTCGTCAGCGCGATCGCCATGGCCGGGGAATGCGTGGGCCGCTGGCGCTGCCCAACCCGCTGTCCGGTCGGCCGGCGACGCCACCTCGACCACAGAGCAAGGCGGACTACTTCGCCGAGGCGGTCCATGGGGCGGTCGACCGGATTGCCCAGCACTGTCCGGATGCCCTGGTCGGTGTCACCTTCGGCATCGAGGACGTGCCGCACCTCGAGACCGCCTGGTCCGGTGGCCGGGTCCCGTTGGCTGCTGCGCTGGAGGCGACCCCCGACCAGCTCAGCCAGGTGGTCGTCTACCGCCGGCCGCTCGAGCACCGGGCCGCATCCCGGCGCGGTCTGCGGATCCTGGTCTATCGCACGATCGTCGAGCAGCTGTCCGCGCTGACCGGGCGCAGCGTGGATGAGATCGATCCGGAGGGCGCGGGTGACGACGACGACCAGTCCTGA